AGTTCTTCTCCAGAACTTACCTGACTGAGGGTCTTCGCGATCTTCTATCCAGAGCGATCAAGCGACTGAATGGTGAGGATGGGGCCAGCCCGGTAGTCAATCTGCAAACCAACTTTGGTGGCGGCAAGACCCACTCGATGCTCGCGCTCTACCACTTGTTCGGTGGCACACCGGCGAAGGATTTTCCGCAAGAGGTCCAGGAGCTTATCGCTGAGAACGGCAAGCCCGATCTAGAACATCTGTCCGTGAAACGTGTCGCACTGGTGGGTACTTATTTAAAGGCGGGTTCACCGATCCTGAAGGAGGATGGTACCGAGGTTCACACTCTTTGGGGTGAACTGGCGTGGCAGTTGGGTGGTCGTGAAGCGTACGACTTGATCGCTAAGGATGATCTTGCTGGAACTAATCCTGGTGAAGCCTTGCGGACTCTGTTCCTTCGGTACGGTCCGGCTTTGATTCTGATTGATGAGTGGGTGGCTTATGCTCGACAACTCGTGACGGACAAGGACCTTCCAGCGGGTTCATTCGATACTCAGTTCACTTTCGCGCAGTCGCTCACGGAGATAGTGCGTTCTGTTCCCGGTGTCATGCTGGTGGTTTCGATCCCCGCTTCAGACACTGGGGCTGACGGTCAAGGCTCTGATATTGAGATTGGTGGGGCTAACGGGCAACTCGCTTTGGAGCGGCTCCAGAACGTGATACGCCGTGTGGCGGACCAGTGGCGGCCGTCGAGCAAGGATGAGTCTTTCGAGATCGTTCGTCGCCGTCTCTTCCAAGCTCCCGATGCGGAAGGGCTGACGACGATCTCGGCGGTTGCCCGTAGTTTCGCGACCATGTATCGGAATAACACTAATTTGTTCCCTCGGGATGCTGCGACACCGAACGATGACTATGAGAAGCGCATCCGTGCCTCGTACCCGCTGCACCCAGAGCTGCTTGATCGTCTTTACGAGGATTGGTCAACCCTGGAGCGTTTCCAACGAACCCGTGGCGTATTGAAGCTCGTGTCTTCAATCGTCCACGAGCTGTGGGCTTCAAACGACACGTCGCCGTTGATCCTTCCGGGCAACGTTCCGTTGGATGCGACGACGGTGAACACGGACCTGACCCAGTATCTAGAAGACCAGTGGAAACCGATCATCGAGTCCGACATTGACGGCACCGGTTCAACTGCTCAACAGATTGACCTTGACCGGCCCAATCTGGGACAGAGGTTTGTCACCCAGCGCATCGCTCGCACGATCTTCATGGGGGCTGCACCACGAATCAAGAGCACACGCAAAGGACTGGATAAGCAAGACCTGTGGCTCGGAACCGCAGTACCCGGCGATGTCCTGGGCAACTTCGGCAGCGCAGTAGAGCAACTCGCACAACGCTCCACCTACTTCTACGAAGAGCAGGGGCATTACTGGTTCGACACTCAACCATCGGTGACCAAGACAGCCAACGATTACGCAGAAAGGCTGCGCGAAGATCCTGAGCTGGTGTGGAACGAGATCAGCCGACGCCTTCACGGCGAGGAGCGTTCCCGAGGTGTGTTCGACCGGGTCCACGTCGCTCCCTCATCATCTGCTGACATCCCAGACCTTGAAGACACCCGACTAATCATCGCCCATCCACGCCACGCGCGACGCAAGCAAGACGGGGCGGATTCCGCCACTCATCAATGGGTGAAAGAGGCGATTGAGAGCAAAGGTGCGAGCCAACGCATTCACCGCAACTCGCTGATCTTCCTGCTCGCGGACAAGGGAGAACTTGAAAGCCTCGAAGCTGCAACACGTAGTTACCTGGGATGGAAAAAGGTCCAA
The sequence above is a segment of the Actinomycetaceae bacterium MB13-C1-2 genome. Coding sequences within it:
- a CDS encoding DUF499 domain-containing protein, with translation MAMNNRDRVGKAFDLLSEGLEPEVDEVMTQAYNTAEWPDEWAQADARKRGTNPWVMSKSDVQVQLRALTEQGYHFKDRLSRAQQGFASELRDARNRWAHGDAFSSDDAIRTLDTIERLLQAVDAPDSAADVRKIRMDLQRTVFEDQTRQQVKRTKVSLEPGTGLRPWREVIRPHDDVARGEFTASEFAADLHLVHTGKATSPEYGDPVEFFSRTYLTEGLRDLLSRAIKRLNGEDGASPVVNLQTNFGGGKTHSMLALYHLFGGTPAKDFPQEVQELIAENGKPDLEHLSVKRVALVGTYLKAGSPILKEDGTEVHTLWGELAWQLGGREAYDLIAKDDLAGTNPGEALRTLFLRYGPALILIDEWVAYARQLVTDKDLPAGSFDTQFTFAQSLTEIVRSVPGVMLVVSIPASDTGADGQGSDIEIGGANGQLALERLQNVIRRVADQWRPSSKDESFEIVRRRLFQAPDAEGLTTISAVARSFATMYRNNTNLFPRDAATPNDDYEKRIRASYPLHPELLDRLYEDWSTLERFQRTRGVLKLVSSIVHELWASNDTSPLILPGNVPLDATTVNTDLTQYLEDQWKPIIESDIDGTGSTAQQIDLDRPNLGQRFVTQRIARTIFMGAAPRIKSTRKGLDKQDLWLGTAVPGDVLGNFGSAVEQLAQRSTYFYEEQGHYWFDTQPSVTKTANDYAERLREDPELVWNEISRRLHGEERSRGVFDRVHVAPSSSADIPDLEDTRLIIAHPRHARRKQDGADSATHQWVKEAIESKGASQRIHRNSLIFLLADKGELESLEAATRSYLGWKKVQATSDSLNLSAQQRKQTDDWVSRLDQTVSDRIRDTFVWAMYPEQFDPTKPFELIAEKVPDSGGNSIAERVSAKLSREDQLITELGAAILGATLHEELGTHWRDSGEISVGELWGYFTRYTYLPRLVRRNVLDGAIEQSLDSVLVDSERFAIATGKDIETGRYRGLIVPPSPNHSIQVTDSTLLVEVERAQKQIEADLAETMRQKAELGEALDGGGTASVGPVDSNRTDFSVTHSVDETPSVVETQMEAVLRRFFGSVRIDSDRYARDIGNVTREVIDRLAGTGAKLEIAIDIQATKPEGFDEAEIRTIGENARTLKFDPSSGFDES